One Tamlana carrageenivorans genomic region harbors:
- a CDS encoding DUF2490 domain-containing protein, whose translation MAQTEFFGEFGVHKTFKIKELWVINIESNYKHAYQLTKWRRIGLSGGISRHFGKHVTLLFGISNNYRFDPKLGDFYELSPALGADFKLPITSNLAISQRSKVESKNFFISKHVHYFRARLRIELAYKFNNPNWSMNTGYEWYFLKNPINNERFPSSREFNLTIKKKIRNGHALGLTYLRNVFLPHSDNVGVNGNTISLWYEF comes from the coding sequence ATGGCTCAGACTGAATTTTTTGGAGAATTTGGAGTACACAAAACTTTTAAGATTAAGGAGTTGTGGGTAATTAATATAGAAAGTAATTATAAACACGCATACCAACTTACCAAATGGCGACGAATAGGTTTAAGCGGGGGAATATCAAGGCATTTTGGCAAACATGTAACACTTCTTTTTGGTATTTCTAACAATTATAGGTTCGATCCTAAACTGGGAGATTTTTACGAGTTAAGCCCTGCACTAGGTGCAGACTTTAAACTACCCATTACATCTAACCTAGCAATTAGTCAACGCAGTAAGGTTGAATCTAAAAATTTCTTTATTTCAAAACACGTCCACTATTTTAGAGCACGTTTAAGAATAGAACTCGCTTACAAATTTAATAACCCAAACTGGAGTATGAATACAGGATATGAATGGTACTTCTTAAAAAACCCAATAAACAATGAGAGATTTCCTAGTTCGCGTGAATTTAATTTAACCATAAAAAAGAAGATACGAAATGGCCACGCCTTAGGTTTAACATATTTAAGGAATGTCTTTTTACCACATAGCGACAATGTTGGCGTAAATGGTAATACCATTTCATTATGGTATGAATTTTAA
- a CDS encoding OmpA family protein, which yields MKTTLCFLLFFVTQIVLSQDINNTATQNTDSSTYIGENGFHFEISPTYSNSEFSDIGSGFFRKKFIMVSAKRVGGLSKIDPNTNEAYKDLYCLDIDNHTGLISRPLSYSRILNTHFSEDQISFSKNEQTAYYTRSSNENSLEYKIYKSDLEENSNGNWINHITLSINKPGVSIETPFVNHAGDKLYFAANYPDGYGGFDLYVSDIKPDGTLDTPKNLGSKVNTAKDEKYPALSLEDNYLFFASKGHKNLGGYDLFRSKISNRGIKDPRNLGTTINTDDDDIAFFMANKSRGYMTSNKPNSIGSYDVYIVNIFEVTQSLTGTVLDAETKIKLPNAQLTLYDDDGLEISKTISAADGSYKFAVEPFTDYSITTVKDGFMSSQELFTSDKPLDKYVYKKDIPLQTIAPIIKDSKIMVENIYFDFDKWNIKEESYVTLNKVVKILNDNPDMKLSINAHTDNKGSDAYNLNLSKKRAQSTVAYLISKNIDKNRLESHGFGESQPIIDCKDHCSKEDLQANRRIEFVILN from the coding sequence ATGAAAACGACACTTTGTTTTCTCTTGTTTTTTGTAACACAAATTGTTCTTTCCCAGGACATAAATAATACTGCAACACAAAACACAGATTCTTCGACTTACATTGGTGAAAACGGATTTCATTTTGAAATTTCACCTACCTATTCGAATTCTGAATTTTCAGATATTGGATCTGGATTTTTCAGGAAGAAATTTATCATGGTTTCTGCTAAAAGGGTTGGAGGATTATCTAAAATTGACCCAAATACCAATGAAGCCTATAAAGATTTATACTGTTTAGATATCGATAACCATACTGGATTAATAAGCCGACCACTGTCATACTCTCGAATATTAAACACCCATTTTAGTGAAGATCAAATTAGCTTTTCAAAAAATGAACAAACGGCATATTACACAAGGAGTTCAAACGAAAACTCTTTAGAGTATAAAATTTATAAGTCTGATTTAGAAGAAAACTCAAATGGAAACTGGATTAATCACATCACTTTAAGCATTAATAAACCTGGTGTATCTATTGAAACACCTTTTGTAAATCATGCTGGTGATAAGCTCTATTTTGCCGCCAACTATCCAGATGGTTACGGTGGTTTTGATTTATATGTATCGGACATTAAACCAGATGGCACCTTAGACACGCCTAAAAATTTAGGTAGTAAAGTAAATACGGCCAAAGATGAAAAATACCCTGCATTATCTCTAGAGGACAATTACTTATTTTTTGCTTCCAAAGGCCATAAAAATTTAGGAGGCTATGATCTTTTTAGAAGTAAAATATCCAACAGAGGCATAAAAGACCCTAGAAATTTAGGAACCACTATCAATACTGATGATGATGATATTGCCTTTTTTATGGCCAACAAAAGTCGCGGTTATATGACTTCCAATAAACCTAATAGCATAGGAAGTTATGATGTTTATATCGTTAATATTTTTGAAGTCACACAATCCTTAACAGGAACAGTTTTAGATGCGGAAACCAAAATAAAACTCCCTAATGCACAACTCACATTATATGATGATGACGGGCTAGAAATTTCCAAAACCATAAGTGCTGCCGATGGCTCTTATAAATTTGCTGTGGAACCTTTTACAGATTATAGCATCACTACAGTAAAAGATGGTTTTATGAGCTCTCAAGAGCTTTTTACTTCCGATAAACCTTTAGATAAATATGTCTATAAAAAAGACATCCCTTTACAAACCATTGCGCCAATTATAAAGGACTCCAAAATTATGGTGGAAAACATCTATTTTGATTTCGATAAATGGAACATTAAAGAAGAATCGTATGTCACTTTAAATAAAGTCGTAAAAATACTTAACGACAATCCGGATATGAAGCTTTCAATTAATGCCCACACCGACAATAAAGGTAGTGATGCTTACAACTTAAACTTATCTAAAAAGCGAGCACAATCGACCGTAGCCTATTTAATTAGCAAAAACATTGACAAAAACCGATTAGAATCTCATGGTTTTGGCGAATCTCAGCCTATTATCGATTGTAAAGACCACTGCTCGAAAGAAGATCTACAAGCTAATAGGCGTATTGAGTTTGTAATTCTAAACTAA
- the pheS gene encoding phenylalanine--tRNA ligase subunit alpha — protein sequence MIDKIKDLIAEAEAFEAKTKEEVEAFRIKYLGKKGLLNDFFAEFKNVANDQKKEFGQTINKLKKTAEDKVNALKETLESTEEVKGVYGDLSRPGEPIHIGARHPISIVKNQIIDIFSRIGFNVSEGPEIEDDWHNFTALNLPEYHPARDMQDTFFIQTNPDILLRTHTSSVQVRYMENNKPPIRTISPGRVYRNEAISARSHCFFHQVEGLYIDKDVSFADLKQTLQHFTTEMFGKSKIRLRPSYFPFTEPSAEIDVYWGLETETDYKITKGTGWLEIGGCGMVDPNVLENCNIDTNEYSGFAFGVGIDRIAMLLHQIGDIRLLSENDVRFLEQFKSAL from the coding sequence ATGATAGATAAAATAAAAGACCTAATTGCTGAAGCAGAAGCTTTTGAAGCAAAAACCAAAGAAGAGGTTGAAGCATTCCGTATTAAATACTTAGGAAAGAAAGGTTTGTTAAATGACTTTTTTGCCGAATTTAAAAATGTAGCAAACGACCAGAAAAAGGAGTTTGGACAAACCATAAATAAACTTAAAAAAACGGCTGAAGATAAAGTAAACGCTTTAAAGGAAACTCTGGAGAGCACCGAAGAAGTTAAGGGAGTATATGGCGATTTATCGCGCCCAGGTGAGCCTATTCATATTGGTGCACGTCATCCTATTTCTATTGTTAAAAATCAAATTATAGACATATTTTCACGTATTGGGTTTAACGTTAGTGAGGGACCAGAAATTGAAGATGATTGGCATAACTTTACGGCCTTAAACTTGCCAGAGTATCATCCAGCACGTGATATGCAGGATACCTTTTTTATTCAAACCAATCCAGATATTTTATTGCGTACGCATACCAGTTCGGTACAGGTGCGTTATATGGAAAATAATAAACCGCCAATTCGAACCATTTCGCCTGGACGCGTGTATAGAAATGAAGCTATTTCGGCACGTTCACACTGTTTTTTCCATCAGGTGGAAGGTTTATACATTGATAAGGATGTGAGTTTTGCCGATTTAAAGCAAACACTTCAACATTTCACTACAGAAATGTTTGGCAAGAGTAAAATTCGTTTACGTCCTTCTTACTTTCCGTTTACAGAACCAAGTGCTGAAATTGATGTGTATTGGGGATTGGAAACCGAAACCGATTATAAAATCACTAAAGGAACGGGCTGGTTAGAAATTGGGGGTTGTGGTATGGTAGATCCTAATGTATTAGAAAATTGTAATATCGATACTAACGAATATTCAGGTTTTGCTTTTGGTGTAGGGATTGATCGTATTGCTATGCTATTACACCAAATAGGAGATATTAGGTTGTTAAGTGAGAATGATGTACGTTTCTTGGAGCAATTTAAAAGTGCGCTGTAG
- a CDS encoding SulP family inorganic anion transporter, translated as MKHLFSNIKGDAFGGITAGIVALPLALAFGVSSGLGPTAGLYGAIFISFFAALFGGTNTQISGPTAPMTAVSMVVIAGIIATNDGNVSKALPIILSVFLLSGFMQIGLGVMGLGRYIRYIPYPVVSGFMTAIGVIIILTQILPSLGYYPKEDDEFVERFKPHAEEIILENILKEEAGEGILVLEDFKITIERSSTVTPHDILVESQTLASKKTSGALGAIKALPRAINNVDWLELILAFGTIFIIYGFKRITTALPSTLVALVIMTSIAVIFGLDYRPIETIPKGLPIPNLEIFTTFSFPNLTPYIFTALTLALLGAIDSLLTSVVADNMTKTKHLPNKELIGQGIGNSIAAVFGGIPGAGATIRTVVNISSGGKTKLSGMISSLVLLVILLGLGPVASRIPAAVLAGILITVGIGVMDFKGLKAIPSLPRDTKFGPLRVSSEVIIMFVVLILSTFWNLVYAVGIGLIIASLMFMKKIGDLTAERSDLKPLKEEAWGDEVHFPEHLKEDVFIKHIKGPLFFGSTSDFQQLISQIPNSATKVIIRLGRMQYMDQSGLYAMEDMLQDLNKRGVLVLFVDIQKQPKYMMERIGIIPQLIPKAHIFKDFKKCMRWLQKD; from the coding sequence ATGAAGCATCTGTTTTCAAATATTAAGGGTGATGCATTCGGAGGAATAACTGCTGGAATTGTAGCACTTCCTTTGGCTTTAGCTTTTGGAGTGTCGTCTGGTCTTGGTCCTACAGCCGGGCTTTATGGTGCGATTTTTATTAGTTTCTTTGCGGCTCTATTTGGAGGTACTAATACTCAAATTTCCGGCCCCACCGCTCCTATGACAGCCGTTAGTATGGTGGTTATTGCCGGTATTATTGCTACTAACGATGGTAATGTGTCTAAGGCATTGCCAATAATTTTAAGTGTTTTTTTGCTTTCTGGTTTTATGCAAATTGGGTTAGGCGTTATGGGTCTTGGACGGTATATTCGGTATATACCTTATCCTGTTGTGTCAGGATTCATGACCGCTATTGGAGTTATAATTATACTTACTCAAATATTACCGTCTTTAGGGTATTATCCCAAAGAAGATGATGAGTTTGTGGAACGCTTTAAACCGCATGCCGAAGAAATTATCCTTGAAAACATATTAAAAGAAGAAGCGGGAGAAGGTATTTTAGTTCTTGAAGATTTTAAAATTACCATCGAGCGATCGTCAACAGTAACACCTCACGATATTTTGGTTGAATCTCAAACCCTGGCTTCAAAAAAAACATCGGGTGCTTTAGGGGCGATAAAAGCACTACCCAGAGCCATTAATAATGTGGATTGGTTGGAACTCATTTTGGCTTTTGGAACCATTTTTATTATTTATGGATTTAAACGAATAACCACAGCGCTTCCAAGTACTTTAGTGGCCCTTGTTATCATGACTAGTATTGCTGTTATATTCGGTTTGGATTATCGCCCTATAGAAACCATCCCTAAAGGCTTACCCATTCCCAATTTAGAAATTTTTACAACCTTTAGTTTTCCTAATCTTACACCTTATATTTTTACAGCCCTTACCTTAGCGCTTTTAGGGGCTATAGATTCGTTGCTCACCAGTGTGGTAGCCGATAATATGACTAAAACCAAACATTTACCTAATAAAGAGTTAATTGGTCAAGGTATTGGTAATAGTATCGCGGCTGTTTTTGGTGGCATTCCTGGCGCTGGCGCTACAATTAGAACGGTTGTAAATATTTCTTCGGGAGGAAAAACGAAACTTTCAGGTATGATTTCTAGTTTGGTTCTTCTTGTAATTTTACTAGGTCTTGGTCCGGTGGCTTCTAGAATTCCAGCGGCTGTATTGGCCGGTATTTTAATTACTGTTGGTATTGGTGTGATGGATTTTAAAGGGTTGAAAGCCATTCCTAGCTTACCGAGGGATACCAAATTCGGACCTTTAAGAGTAAGTTCTGAAGTGATTATCATGTTTGTTGTACTCATACTATCAACATTTTGGAATTTGGTATATGCGGTTGGTATTGGGCTCATTATAGCTTCCTTAATGTTTATGAAAAAAATTGGCGATTTAACTGCCGAACGTTCCGATTTAAAACCACTTAAAGAAGAAGCCTGGGGCGATGAGGTTCATTTTCCTGAACATTTAAAAGAAGACGTTTTTATTAAACACATAAAAGGGCCCTTGTTTTTTGGTAGTACTAGCGATTTTCAGCAACTAATATCTCAAATACCAAATTCTGCGACTAAAGTAATAATCCGTTTAGGTCGAATGCAATATATGGATCAATCGGGCTTGTATGCTATGGAGGATATGCTTCAAGATTTAAATAAAAGAGGTGTTTTAGTGTTGTTTGTAGATATACAAAAACAGCCCAAATATATGATGGAACGTATAGGTATCATTCCGCAATTAATTCCTAAAGCACATATTTTTAAGGATTTTAAAAAGTGTATGCGATGGTTGCAAAAAGATTAA
- a CDS encoding IS982 family transposase, with protein sequence MNNLSANYERILEVLRKISKEQLLSYQRRQPKLSDLELISLSLTAEFMGIDSENDLFRKLPDSLLSKIERSVYNRRRRKLVNKLNSIRLSLASHFNEFEDYFVVDSMPLEVCKLSRSSRSKICKENTYAFPDKGYCAAQSSNYYSYKLHAVCSVNGVFQSIDLSPASVHDINYLKDIKMQISDCTLIGDKGYLSTEIQLNLFETCNITLNTPMRSNQKNYKVQPYVFRKKRKRIETLFSQLCDQFMIRRNYAKTFEGFKTRIVAKITALTTIQYINKFIFGRNINNIKISII encoded by the coding sequence ATGAACAACTTGAGTGCAAATTACGAAAGAATATTGGAAGTATTAAGAAAAATATCGAAAGAACAACTTTTAAGTTATCAAAGACGACAACCAAAGCTTAGTGATTTAGAACTTATCAGTTTGAGTCTTACTGCCGAATTTATGGGAATAGATAGTGAAAATGACCTTTTTAGAAAACTTCCAGATTCCCTATTATCAAAAATAGAGAGAAGTGTCTACAATAGAAGAAGACGAAAACTAGTTAATAAGCTCAATAGTATCAGGTTAAGCTTAGCTTCCCATTTTAATGAATTTGAAGATTATTTTGTAGTAGATAGTATGCCTTTAGAAGTTTGTAAATTATCACGCAGTTCTCGTTCAAAGATTTGTAAAGAAAACACTTATGCATTTCCAGATAAAGGTTATTGTGCAGCTCAAAGTTCTAATTATTACAGTTATAAACTGCACGCTGTTTGTTCTGTAAATGGTGTCTTTCAAAGTATCGATTTGAGTCCAGCATCTGTACACGATATTAATTATCTTAAAGATATTAAGATGCAAATAAGCGATTGTACATTAATTGGTGATAAAGGCTATTTATCAACAGAAATACAGCTTAACTTATTTGAAACCTGTAATATAACGCTAAATACACCTATGAGAAGCAATCAAAAAAATTACAAAGTACAGCCTTATGTATTTAGAAAAAAGAGGAAAAGGATAGAAACATTATTTTCACAACTTTGTGACCAATTTATGATAAGACGCAATTATGCTAAAACTTTTGAAGGTTTTAAAACAAGAATCGTAGCTAAGATAACTGCTTTAACAACTATTCAGTATATCAATAAGTTTATTTTTGGGAGAAACATTAATAATATTAAAATTAGCATTATTTAA
- a CDS encoding CvpA family protein, which yields MGVIDIVLGALILFGLVRGFMKGLFVEVASLIALIAGVYGAIHFSNYAADYLKTLTSWEENTITICAFAITFIVIVLAIALAGKALTKLANFAALGILNKLLGGVFGALKIALILSVILNIFDRMNNPITFLDKATVEDSLLYEPVKSMVPLIYPSIMAETEKQDKNETTDESPNKKSSFLNNEA from the coding sequence ATGGGCGTTATTGATATTGTTTTAGGAGCTTTAATCTTGTTTGGATTGGTTCGCGGATTTATGAAAGGACTTTTCGTAGAAGTGGCTTCACTAATCGCATTAATCGCAGGAGTTTATGGCGCGATTCACTTTAGCAATTATGCTGCCGATTACTTAAAAACATTAACCAGCTGGGAGGAAAACACCATCACTATTTGTGCCTTTGCCATCACTTTTATTGTTATCGTTCTGGCTATTGCTCTTGCAGGAAAAGCCCTCACAAAGTTAGCCAATTTCGCTGCTTTAGGCATTTTAAATAAATTATTAGGAGGGGTATTTGGAGCCTTAAAAATCGCATTAATACTTAGTGTTATACTAAATATATTTGACCGCATGAATAACCCGATCACTTTTCTTGATAAAGCAACAGTTGAAGATTCCCTATTATACGAGCCCGTAAAATCCATGGTGCCACTCATATACCCCAGCATTATGGCGGAAACTGAAAAGCAGGATAAAAACGAAACAACAGATGAAAGTCCGAATAAAAAATCTTCCTTTCTTAACAATGAAGCTTAG